GCGGACCTCCGGGGCGATGCCCGGGCCGGTGTCGCGGACCTCGGCGTGGACCATGCCGTCGGCGCGCGAGACGGCGACGACGACGCGGGCGTCGGGCGGCGACGCGCGGCGGGCGTTGTCGACCAGCGAGGTGAGGACCTGCGCGACGCGGCGGGTGTCGGCGGCGGCCATGAGCTCGCCGGCGTCGCCGGCGGCCACGACGTCCACGCCCGGCGGGTCCTGCGGGAGGGCGGCGACCGCGCGGGCCTGGGCCACGACGTCGACGCGCTCGGTGCGCAGGCCGAGGGCGTGGCCGGCGTGGACGCGCTGGTAGTCGAGGGTCTGGGCGATCTGGTGGCGCAGCCAGTGGGCCTCGCTGCGCAGGCGGCCGGTGATGGGCGAGGCGCCGCCCTGCTCGGGCGAGGGCGGCGCGCGGTGCAGGACGTCGGCCAGCCCGACGACGACGGCCAGCGGCGTCTGCAGCCCGTGCGAGACGGCGCCCAGGACCTCGGCGCGGGCCTCGGCGGCCGCGGCGCGGGTCTCGGCGAGCTCGAGCGCCTGGGTCAGGCGCTGCTCGCGCTCGCGGGCGAAGGCGAGCAGGACGAGCACGAGCGGGGCGAGCAGGAGGAACGCGTAGGCCTCCTGCTCGGTGGCCAGCGCGGCGAGCAGGCCCACGGGCGCGAGCATGGCGTCCAGGGCGTAGACGAGGGCGAGCACCCGGATCTGCACCTGCGGCGCCACCCGGTCGCTCAGCCCCTCGCGGGCGAGCCCCGAGATCGCGTCGCAGACGACCATCGCCGCGAAGGCCGCGACGTAGGACGGCCAGTCGCCCCACCGCGGCCCGCCATCGACGCCGTAAGCCAGGACGACGGCCGGCCCGAACGCGTACCAGGCGTTGGGCAGCGCCTTGACCAGGCGGTCGCGGTGCACGCGTCCCCCGACGACGTCCGGCAGCGTCCCGAGCAGGTCGCCGGCGACGATCGCCAGCGGCACGACCTGCGGCGGCAGCTCGAAGAGCATCGGCACCAGCACGAGCAGCGAGAGGTCGGTCGCGCCGAGGCCGACCTCGAAGCGCACGCGCCCCGCGATCGCGTAGGAGACGGTGAGGACGACGGCCTCGAGCCACGGCAGACCCGACAGCTCGTCGGGCCCGAGGAGCGCGAAGGCCAGCGCCGCCACGAGCGCCGGCACGCCGACCGTCAGCTCGGCGGCCAGCTCGCGGCCCGCCAGGCGCTGGTGGTCCGCGGCGCGCCCCTCCTCGACGAGCCGCTCGACCTCCGGAGCGGCTGTCGGCGCAGCGTCCATGCGCCGCAGATCGTACGGGGCTAGCGGAACCCCTCGGGAGCGCCCGGCTTCCAGACGCGCTGCGCGTGGTCGAAGTGGCGCACGATGCGCCCCGGGTTGCCCACGACGACCGCGTTGTCGGGCACGTCGCTGACCACGACCGCCCCCGCGCCGATCACGCAGTTCACGCCGATCGTCACGCCCGGGAGCACCATCGCGCCGAGCCCGATGTTCGTCTTGTCGCCGATCTTCACCGGCTGGGGCTCGACCATCGGCTGATCGCGGATCGGGACGTCCGGGTCCTCGTAGCCGTGGTAGGTGTCGGCGAACAGCAGGCGGTCCGACGCGTAGACGTCGCTGCCGATCTCGATGGAGCCGCAGCACGCGATCGTGACGTCGCGGCCGATGTGCGTGCGGTCGCCGATGACGAGCTTCGGCGAGTACGAGACGCCGAGGTGCTGGTCGGGGCACGAGATCCGGCCGTTCTGGAGGATCGTCACGTACGAGCCGAGGTAGACGTTGTGCGGCCCGTCGATGCTCACCGGTGGGGAGACCCAGGTCCCCTCGCCGAACGCCCCGAAGTTCTCCGGGTGCACCTGGCGGCGCATGTGGCGGGCGAAGATCGCGTTGCGCAGGGCCGTGACGGGGCTCGGCACAGCGCGGAAGCCTAGGCTCTGGTGGGAGATGAGCGCGTCGCGCTTCGACCTGCGGGGGCGCTCCCTCCGAGCGCTCGCGGCGCGGGGCACGCTGATCAACAGCGCCTTCGCCGTCGCGGTCGGCCTCCTGGGCCTGCTGCGGGGCTTCCTCCTGGCCGCCCTGCTGACGCCGGAGGACTACGGCGTCTGGGGCATCCTGCTCGTCTCGCTCGGCACCCTGACGTGGCTCAAGGCGGTCGGCATCAGCGACCGCTTCGTCCAGCAGGACGAGGCCGACCAGGAGCTCGAGTTCCAGCGCGCCTTCACGCTCGAGGCGATCCTGAACACCGCGCTCGGCCTGCTCGTCGTCGCCGCCGTCCCGGTCATGGCGATCCTCTACGACGAGTCGAAGATCATCGCCCCGGGTCTCGCGCTCGTCGCGCTGCTGCCCGCGATGACGCTCCAGGCGCCGCTGTGGGTCCTGTACCGCAAGATGGACTTCGCCCGGCAGCGCGCGCTCATGGCGCTGGACCCGATCGTCGGCCTCGCGGTCGGCGTCGGGATGGCCGCCGCCGGCGCGGGCTACTGGTCGTTCGTCGGCGCCGCGCTGGCCGGCGCATACGTCACGGCGATCGCCGCGCTCTGGACCTGCCCCTACCCCCTGCGCTGGCGCTACGACGCCGCCCGCGCGCGGTCCTACATCTCCTTCAGCGGCCCGCTGCTCGTGTCGAGCGTGGGCGGGATCGTCGTCGCCCAGGGCTCCATCCTCGCCGGGCAGGCCGCCGCGGGCCTCGCCGCCGCCGGCGCCATCACGCTGGCCTCGTCGGTCTCGTTCTTCACCAACCGCGTCGACGACGTCCTGACCGACACGCTGTACCCCGCCATCTGCGCGGTCGCCGATCGCACGGAGCTGCTCTTCGAGAGCTTCGTGAAGTCCAACCGGCTTGCGCTCATGTGGGCCCTGCCCTTCGGCTTCGGCCTCGCGCTCTTCGCCCCCGACCTCCAGAGCTTCGGCCTGGGCGACGACTGGGGCGACGCCGTCGAGCCGCTGCAGGCCTTCGGCGTCGCCGCCGCCATCGGCCACCTCGGCTTCAACTGGACCGCGTACTTCATGGCGCGCGCGGACACCAAGCCGATCGCCGTGCACTCCGTCTCCGCCGCCGCGGCGTTCCTCGC
The DNA window shown above is from Conexibacter sp. SYSU D00693 and carries:
- a CDS encoding sensor histidine kinase KdpD, with protein sequence MDAAPTAAPEVERLVEEGRAADHQRLAGRELAAELTVGVPALVAALAFALLGPDELSGLPWLEAVVLTVSYAIAGRVRFEVGLGATDLSLLVLVPMLFELPPQVVPLAIVAGDLLGTLPDVVGGRVHRDRLVKALPNAWYAFGPAVVLAYGVDGGPRWGDWPSYVAAFAAMVVCDAISGLAREGLSDRVAPQVQIRVLALVYALDAMLAPVGLLAALATEQEAYAFLLLAPLVLVLLAFAREREQRLTQALELAETRAAAAEARAEVLGAVSHGLQTPLAVVVGLADVLHRAPPSPEQGGASPITGRLRSEAHWLRHQIAQTLDYQRVHAGHALGLRTERVDVVAQARAVAALPQDPPGVDVVAAGDAGELMAAADTRRVAQVLTSLVDNARRASPPDARVVVAVSRADGMVHAEVRDTGPGIAPEVRERLFADPTGARGTDESQGTGISLYVSRALAEAMGGTLECDRTAAGETAFTLALPAA
- a CDS encoding acyltransferase translates to MPSPVTALRNAIFARHMRRQVHPENFGAFGEGTWVSPPVSIDGPHNVYLGSYVTILQNGRISCPDQHLGVSYSPKLVIGDRTHIGRDVTIACCGSIEIGSDVYASDRLLFADTYHGYEDPDVPIRDQPMVEPQPVKIGDKTNIGLGAMVLPGVTIGVNCVIGAGAVVVSDVPDNAVVVGNPGRIVRHFDHAQRVWKPGAPEGFR
- a CDS encoding oligosaccharide flippase family protein gives rise to the protein MSASRFDLRGRSLRALAARGTLINSAFAVAVGLLGLLRGFLLAALLTPEDYGVWGILLVSLGTLTWLKAVGISDRFVQQDEADQELEFQRAFTLEAILNTALGLLVVAAVPVMAILYDESKIIAPGLALVALLPAMTLQAPLWVLYRKMDFARQRALMALDPIVGLAVGVGMAAAGAGYWSFVGAALAGAYVTAIAALWTCPYPLRWRYDAARARSYISFSGPLLVSSVGGIVVAQGSILAGQAAAGLAAAGAITLASSVSFFTNRVDDVLTDTLYPAICAVADRTELLFESFVKSNRLALMWALPFGFGLALFAPDLQSFGLGDDWGDAVEPLQAFGVAAAIGHLGFNWTAYFMARADTKPIAVHSVSAAAAFLAIELPLILAYGLRGVAIGTVAVVAVSLLVRWLFLRRLFTDFRLGRHALRALWPAVPGVVLVLAARALETGERTALEATLELVLYGVVTVAVTVLSERRLLREAIGYLRPQAPPAGGPAAPPATSPPA